The following proteins come from a genomic window of Macaca thibetana thibetana isolate TM-01 chromosome 15, ASM2454274v1, whole genome shotgun sequence:
- the LOC126937978 gene encoding 40S ribosomal protein S3a-like gives MFNIRNIGKTLITRTQGTKIASDGLKGRVFEVSLADLQNDEVAFRKFKLITEDVQGKNCLTNFHGMDLTHDKMCSMVKKWQTMIEAHVDVKTTDGYLLRLFCVGFTKKRNNQIRKTSYAQHQQVRQIQKKMMEIMTREVQTNDLKEVVNKLIPDSIGKDIEKACQSIYPLYDVFVRKVKMLKKPKFELGKLMELHGEGSSSGKATGDETGAKVERADGYEPPVQESV, from the coding sequence ATGTTCAATATAAGAAATATTGGAAAGACGCTCATCACCAGAACCCAAGGAACCAAAATTGCATCTGATGGTCTCAAGGGTCGTGTGTTTGAAGTGAGTCTTGCTGATTTGCAGAATGATGAAGTTGCATTTAGAAAATTCAAGCTGATTACTGAAGATGTTCAGGGCAAAAACTGCCTGACTAACTTCCATGGCATGGATCTTACCCATGACAAAATGTGTTCCATGGTCAAAAAGTGGCAGACAATGATTGAAGCTCATGTTGATGTCAAGACTACCGATGGTTACTTGCTTCGTCTGTTCTGTGTTGGTTTTACTAAAAAACGCAACAATCAGATACGGAAGACCTCTTATGCTCAGCACCAACAGGTCCGCCAAATCCAGAAGAAGATGATGGAAATCATGACCCGAGAGGTGCAGACAAATGACTTGAAAGAAGTGGTCAATAAATTGATTCCAGACAGCATTGGAAAAGACATAGAAAAGGCTTGCCAATCTATTTATCCTCTCTATGATGTCTTcgttagaaaagtaaaaatgctgaAGAAGCCCAAGTTTGAATTGGGAAAGCTCATGGAGCTTCATGGTGAAGGCAGTAGTTCTGGAAAAGCCACTGGGGATGAGACAGGTGCTAAAGTTGAACGAGCTGATGGATATGAACCACCAGTCCAAGAATCTGTTTAA